In Zingiber officinale cultivar Zhangliang chromosome 8B, Zo_v1.1, whole genome shotgun sequence, a single genomic region encodes these proteins:
- the LOC122014779 gene encoding protein LATERAL ROOT PRIMORDIUM 1-like, with translation MGTVVLASAASFHPQHHHHETLLSTAATEHHPAIIPLLAATPCIVDDDNPAAQGKLGGGIHVWQPAQPQATTYHHHGHPFPPYHETNPNPSPNPTLYNYLRKPVPMLESRVILGATTGAGVFTCQDCGNQAKKDCSHRRCRTCCKSRGFDCSTHVKSTWVPAARRRERQLAVTAAAGSSTSTSASKKARLVSSQPATASHTSTSNTTPRSFDTTSSHQDAGVKENLPGHVRAPALFKCVRVTSIDDGEDEYAYHAMVKIGGRVFKGFLYDHGLDDGGGHSDDGKEGSIPNLSELHLGNRLAGASSSSPMLPSSSDAFGGGLVGSANYDNQIN, from the exons ATGGGCACGGTGGTGCTCGCCTCCGCCGCGTCCTTCCACCCGCAGCACCACCACCACGAAACATTACTCTCTACGGCGGCAACGGAGCACCACCCAGCCATCATCCCCCTCCTCGCCGCTACCCCGTGCATCGTCGACGACGACAACCCCGCCGCCCAGGGTAAGCTAGGCGGTGGGATCCACGTCTGGCAACCGGCTCAGCCGCAGGCGACCACGTATCACCACCACGGTCACCCGTTTCCCCCATACCATGAAACCAACCCTAACCCTAGTCCTAACCCTACCCTCTATAATTACCTACGGAAGCCGGTGCCGATGCTGGAATCCAGAGTAATTCTCGGAGCCACCACCGGCGCAGGTGTGTTCACGTGCCAGGACTGCGGCAACCAGGCCAAGAAAGATTGCAGCCACCGCCGATGCCGGACTTGCTGCAAGAGCCGAGGGTTCGACTGCTCTACTCACGTGAAGAGCACTTGGGTTCCCGCTGCGCGCCGTCGCGAGCGCCAACTAGCTGTTACCGCTGCAGCTggctcctccacctccacctccgcaTCCAAGAAGGCCCGCCTTGTATCTTCTCAGCCCGCCACCGCCTCCCACACCTCCACTTCCAACACCACTCCTCGTAGCTTCGACACCACCTCCAGCCACCAAG ACGCCGGCGTCAAAGAGAACCTTCCCGGCCACGTGCGTGCCCCAGCGCTGTTCAAGTGCGTGCGTGTGACGTCCATCGACGACGGCGAGGACGAGTACGCCTACCACGCCATGGTCAAGATCGGCGGCCGCGTCTTCAAAGGCTTCCTCTACGACCACGGCCTTGACGACGGCGGCGGCCACTCTGACGACGGAAAGGAAGGTTCCATACCGAACCTCTCGGAGCTACACCTCGGAAACCGCTTAGCCGGCGCTTCCTCATCGTCACCGATGCTGCCATCGTCGTCGGACGCCTTCGGCGGAGGATTGGTTGGAAGCGCCAACTACGATAACCAAATAAACTGA
- the LOC122016683 gene encoding two-component response regulator ORR9-like: MAVESEARFHVLAVDDSVMDRKLIEKLLKISSFHVTTVDSGSKALEFLGLSATASPEQSEIEVNLIITDYSMPGMTGYDLLKRIKGSSSFKDIPVVIMSAENMPSRINRCLEGGAEEFFLKPVRLSDLKKLRPHILKGKSREGHLSQEESSEISKITSRSISHDSSSICCSKRKAMDEESALERRRLRLSCGGLQYDLA, from the exons ATGGCTGTTGAATCAGAAGCAAGGTTTCATGTCCTGGCTGTGGATGATAGCGTCATGGACAGAAAGCTCATCGAGAAGCTCCTCAAAATCTCTTCCTTTCATG TTACAACAGTGGATTCAGGAAGCAAGGCCCTTGAATTCTTGGGATTGTCTGCAACTGCTTCGCCAGAACAGAGT GAAATCGAGGTGAATTTGATCATAACAGATTACTCCATGCCAGGGATGACAGGGTATGACCTTCTCAAAAGGATCAAG GGGTCATCTTCCTTCAAGGACATTCCAGTAGTGATTATGTCAGCGGAGAATATGCCTTCCAGGATAAATAG ATGCTTGGAAGGAGGAGCAGAAGAGTTCTTTCTCAAGCCAGTGAGGCTGTCTGACCTGAAAAAGCTCAGGCCTCACATACTGAAAGGGAAATCAAGAGAGGGGCATCTAAGTCAAGAAGAAAGCAGCGAGATCAGTAAGATCACCAGCAGAAGCATCAGCCATGACAGCAGTAGTATCTGCTGCAGCAAAAGGAAAGCCATGGACGAGGAATCTGCACTAGAGAGGAGAAGACTGAGACTCTCCTGTGGTGGCTTGCAATATGATCTAGCGTGA